In a single window of the bacterium genome:
- a CDS encoding XRE family transcriptional regulator has translation MAARKFTDLVSHIDNDPERSARVDALEQKARDALAAHNLRELRRAREMTQAELARRLDRAQPAVSAMERTDDHLVSTVRAVVESLGGHLELAAVFDDQRIPIVAPARPRPESEGQRSAQPDAVEGESAAPGRRRRVVTKHAAAKGSQRQREAPVG, from the coding sequence ATGGCAGCCCGCAAGTTCACCGACCTAGTAAGCCACATAGATAACGACCCCGAACGGAGCGCCCGCGTTGATGCCCTCGAACAGAAGGCGCGGGATGCGCTCGCGGCTCACAACCTCCGTGAGCTCCGCCGAGCCCGGGAGATGACCCAAGCCGAGCTCGCCCGCCGCCTCGATCGGGCACAACCGGCCGTCTCCGCTATGGAACGAACCGACGACCACCTGGTGTCCACAGTCCGGGCAGTAGTAGAAAGCCTGGGCGGGCACCTCGAACTGGCCGCTGTGTTCGACGACCAACGAATCCCCATCGTCGCACCAGCCCGCCCCCGACCCGAAAGCGAAGGCCAACGCAGCGCCCAGCCCGACGCCGTGGAAGGTGAGTCTGCCGCGCCCGGCCGCCGCCGGCGGGTGGTGACGAAGCACGCGGCGGCTAAGGGTTCACAGCGACAGCGAGAGGCTCCGGTGGGCTAG
- a CDS encoding type II toxin-antitoxin system RelE/ParE family toxin, producing the protein MALTDTEQDEITAVMRLLAAEGPTLGRPFVDRVTTSKFHNMKELRPRGGAKHIRILFIFDPRRAAVLLLGGNKEGQWDRWYRRAVPQADSRYERYRREVGLDDP; encoded by the coding sequence ATGGCGCTTACCGACACCGAACAGGACGAGATCACAGCTGTCATGAGGCTTCTGGCCGCTGAGGGTCCGACGCTGGGCAGACCGTTCGTGGACCGGGTGACGACATCGAAGTTCCACAACATGAAGGAGTTGCGTCCTCGTGGCGGCGCGAAGCACATACGGATCCTGTTCATCTTCGACCCCCGACGCGCCGCTGTGCTGCTGTTGGGCGGAAACAAGGAAGGCCAATGGGACAGGTGGTACCGCCGAGCCGTACCACAAGCGGACAGCCGCTACGAACGGTACCGCCGGGAGGTCGGTTTGGACGACCCATAA